Proteins from a single region of Ananas comosus cultivar F153 linkage group 3, ASM154086v1, whole genome shotgun sequence:
- the LOC109707553 gene encoding DNA mismatch repair protein MSH4 isoform X2, whose amino-acid sequence MVTIISPIKLAPDGMMGVSELVDKHYSLNKKIIMSRGCFDDTKGGLLVKNLSAKEPSTLGLDTYCKQYYLCLAAAAATIKWTEAEKGIIVTNHSLSVTFNGSFDHMNIDATSVQNLEIIDPLHTELWGSSNKKRSLFRMLKTTKTIGGARLLRANLLQPLKDMETINARLDCLDELMSNEELFFGLTQGLRKFPKETDKVLCHFCFKPRKVTEEVLKSVNGRKSQMLISDIIVLKTALDAIPFLSKVLKDAKCSLLCNIYRTVCENQKYSNMRNRIRDVIDEDVIHARAPFVACTQQCFAIKAGIDGLLDVARRSFCDTSEAIHNLANKYREEFNLPNLKIPYNNRQGFYFSIPQKDTSGKLPNTFIQVMKHGKNIHCSSFELASLNVRNKSASAECFLRTEHCLEGCNDFVKIRLIDAIRQDISILTLLAEVLCLLDMIVNSFAHSISTKPVDRYTRPEFTDNGPMAIDAGRHPILESLHTDFVPNNLFLSEASNMVIVMGPNMSGKSTYLQQICLIVILAQIGCYVPARFASLRVVDRIFTRIGTGDNVEYNSSTFMTEMKETAFLMQNVSPKSLVVMDELGRATSSSDGFAIAWSCCEHLLTLKAYTIFATHMEGLSELATIYPNVKILHFEVDLRNNRLDFKFRLKDGPRRVPHYGLLLAGVAGLPSSVVETARNITSRITEEEMRRMNINFEQYHSIQMAYRVAQRLICLKYSNQGEDYIRQALQNLKESYNEGRFTC is encoded by the exons GGTGGTCTCTTGGTCAAAAATTTGTCAGCGAAGGAGCCATCTACTCTTGGTTTAGATACTTATTGCAAGCAATATTATCTCTGCctcgctgctgctgctgctaccaTCAAATG GACTGAAGCAGAGAAAGGCATAATAGTAACAAATCACTCACTGTCG GTTACGTTCAATGGTTCATTTGATCACATGAATATTGATGCTACTAG TgttcaaaatttagaaattattgACCCTCTACATACCGAACTGTGGGGTTCTAGCAACAAGAAGAGAAGCCTATTCCGGATGTTGAAGACGACGAAGACTATAGGAGG GGCTAGACTACTTCGAGCCAACTTACTACAACCATTAAAGGATATGGAAACTATCAATGCCCGTCTTGATTGCTTA GATGAACTAATGAGCAATGAAGAGTTGTTCTTTGGACTGACGCAGGGTCTTCGAAAATTTCCAAAAGAGACAG ACAAGGTTCTTTGTCACTTTTGTTTCAAACCCAGAAAGGTCACAGAGGAAGTTTTGAAGTCTGTAAATGGTAGAAAGAGTCAAATGCTGATTTCAGACATTATTGTTCTTAAAACAGCTCTGGATGCCATACCCTTTCTTTCCAAG GTTCTCAAGGATGCAAAATGTTCCCTTCTTTGCAACATTTACCGCACTGTTTGTGAAAATCAGAAATATTCAAACATGAGAAACAG AATTAGGGATGTAATTGATGAAGATGTGATACATGCAAGGGCTCCTTTTGTTGCTTGCACACAGCAGTGTTTTGCTATCAAAGCTGGAATAGATGGACTTCTTGATGTTGCACGCCGTTCCTTCTGTGACACAAGTGAAG CTATACATAATCTTGCAAACAAATACCGGGAGGAATTTAATCTGCCAAATTTGAAGATCCCATACAACAATAGGCAGGGATTTTACTTCAGTATTCCACAGAAGGACACATCTGGAAAGCTTCCTAATACATTTATTCAG GTCATGAAACATGGGAAAAACATACACTGCTCAAGTTTTGAACTTGCCTCT CTGAATGTTAGGAATAAATCAGCTTCTGCCGAATGCTTTTTGCGCACAGAACATTGTTTGGAAGGTTGCAATGACTTTGTCAAAATAA GGCTGATTGATGCAATAAGGCAGGATATCTCCATACTAACATTGCTTGCAGAAGTCTTATGCCTTCTAGACATGATTGTGAATTCATTTGCGCACAGTATTTCAACTAAGCCTGTTGACCGCTACACAAGACCAGAGTTTACAG ATAATGGACCAATGGCAATTGATGCTGGCAGACACCCTATACTGGAAAGCCTACACACTGATTTTGTT CCTAataatctttttctctctgAAGCATCTAATATGGTGATTGTCATGGGCCCCAACAT GAGCGGAAAAAGCACTTATCTTCAACAGATTTGTCTAATAGTCATCCTTGCACAAATCGGATGTTATGTCCCTGCTCGTTTTGCATCTCTAAGAGTGGTTGATCGCATATTCACACGGATTGGGACTGGAGATAATGTTGAATACAATTCTAGCACT TTTATGACGGAAATGAAAGAGACAGCTTTCCTCATGCAAAATGTGTCCCCAAA GAGCCTGGTTGTTATGGATGAGCTGGGAAGGGCAACTTCTTCCTCTGATGGGTTTGCAATTGCTTGGAGCTGTTGCGAGCATCTGCTAACTCTCAAAGC GTACACTATATTTGCTACGCATATGGAGGGTCTATCTGAACTTGCAACCATCTATCCTAATGTGAAGATTCTTCATTTTGAGGTCGACCTACGCAACAATCGCTTAGATTTCAAG TTTCGTCTCAAAGATGGTCCAAGGAGGGTGCCACACTACGGTCTTCTATTGGCTGGTGTTGCAGGTCTACCAAGCTCCGTGGTGGAGACAGCAAGGAACATTACTTCAAGAATCACAGAAGAG GAAATGAGGAGAATGAATATCAACTTTGAGCAGTATCACTCAATTCAGATGGCGTACCGGGTTGCACAAAGGCTGATCTGCTTGAAATATTCCAACCAAGGCGAGGATTACATCCGCCAAGCGCTGCAGAATCTGAAGGAGAGCTACAATGAGGGTCGGTTTACATGCTGA
- the LOC109707553 gene encoding DNA mismatch repair protein MSH4 isoform X3, which translates to MVTIISPIKLAPDGMMGVSELVDKHYSLNKKIIMSRGCFDDTKGGLLVKNLSAKEPSTLGLDTYCKQYYLCLAAAAATIKWTEAEKGIIVTNHSLSVTFNGSFDHMNIDATRARLLRANLLQPLKDMETINARLDCLDELMSNEELFFGLTQGLRKFPKETDKVLCHFCFKPRKVTEEVLKSVNGRKSQMLISDIIVLKTALDAIPFLSKVLKDAKCSLLCNIYRTVCENQKYSNMRNRIRDVIDEDVIHARAPFVACTQQCFAIKAGIDGLLDVARRSFCDTSEAIHNLANKYREEFNLPNLKIPYNNRQGFYFSIPQKDTSGKLPNTFIQVMKHGKNIHCSSFELASLNVRNKSASAECFLRTEHCLEGCNDFVKIRLIDAIRQDISILTLLAEVLCLLDMIVNSFAHSISTKPVDRYTRPEFTDNGPMAIDAGRHPILESLHTDFVPNNLFLSEASNMVIVMGPNMSGKSTYLQQICLIVILAQIGCYVPARFASLRVVDRIFTRIGTGDNVEYNSSTFMTEMKETAFLMQNVSPKSLVVMDELGRATSSSDGFAIAWSCCEHLLTLKAYTIFATHMEGLSELATIYPNVKILHFEVDLRNNRLDFKFRLKDGPRRVPHYGLLLAGVAGLPSSVVETARNITSRITEEEMRRMNINFEQYHSIQMAYRVAQRLICLKYSNQGEDYIRQALQNLKESYNEGRFTC; encoded by the exons GGTGGTCTCTTGGTCAAAAATTTGTCAGCGAAGGAGCCATCTACTCTTGGTTTAGATACTTATTGCAAGCAATATTATCTCTGCctcgctgctgctgctgctaccaTCAAATG GACTGAAGCAGAGAAAGGCATAATAGTAACAAATCACTCACTGTCG GTTACGTTCAATGGTTCATTTGATCACATGAATATTGATGCTACTAG GGCTAGACTACTTCGAGCCAACTTACTACAACCATTAAAGGATATGGAAACTATCAATGCCCGTCTTGATTGCTTA GATGAACTAATGAGCAATGAAGAGTTGTTCTTTGGACTGACGCAGGGTCTTCGAAAATTTCCAAAAGAGACAG ACAAGGTTCTTTGTCACTTTTGTTTCAAACCCAGAAAGGTCACAGAGGAAGTTTTGAAGTCTGTAAATGGTAGAAAGAGTCAAATGCTGATTTCAGACATTATTGTTCTTAAAACAGCTCTGGATGCCATACCCTTTCTTTCCAAG GTTCTCAAGGATGCAAAATGTTCCCTTCTTTGCAACATTTACCGCACTGTTTGTGAAAATCAGAAATATTCAAACATGAGAAACAG AATTAGGGATGTAATTGATGAAGATGTGATACATGCAAGGGCTCCTTTTGTTGCTTGCACACAGCAGTGTTTTGCTATCAAAGCTGGAATAGATGGACTTCTTGATGTTGCACGCCGTTCCTTCTGTGACACAAGTGAAG CTATACATAATCTTGCAAACAAATACCGGGAGGAATTTAATCTGCCAAATTTGAAGATCCCATACAACAATAGGCAGGGATTTTACTTCAGTATTCCACAGAAGGACACATCTGGAAAGCTTCCTAATACATTTATTCAG GTCATGAAACATGGGAAAAACATACACTGCTCAAGTTTTGAACTTGCCTCT CTGAATGTTAGGAATAAATCAGCTTCTGCCGAATGCTTTTTGCGCACAGAACATTGTTTGGAAGGTTGCAATGACTTTGTCAAAATAA GGCTGATTGATGCAATAAGGCAGGATATCTCCATACTAACATTGCTTGCAGAAGTCTTATGCCTTCTAGACATGATTGTGAATTCATTTGCGCACAGTATTTCAACTAAGCCTGTTGACCGCTACACAAGACCAGAGTTTACAG ATAATGGACCAATGGCAATTGATGCTGGCAGACACCCTATACTGGAAAGCCTACACACTGATTTTGTT CCTAataatctttttctctctgAAGCATCTAATATGGTGATTGTCATGGGCCCCAACAT GAGCGGAAAAAGCACTTATCTTCAACAGATTTGTCTAATAGTCATCCTTGCACAAATCGGATGTTATGTCCCTGCTCGTTTTGCATCTCTAAGAGTGGTTGATCGCATATTCACACGGATTGGGACTGGAGATAATGTTGAATACAATTCTAGCACT TTTATGACGGAAATGAAAGAGACAGCTTTCCTCATGCAAAATGTGTCCCCAAA GAGCCTGGTTGTTATGGATGAGCTGGGAAGGGCAACTTCTTCCTCTGATGGGTTTGCAATTGCTTGGAGCTGTTGCGAGCATCTGCTAACTCTCAAAGC GTACACTATATTTGCTACGCATATGGAGGGTCTATCTGAACTTGCAACCATCTATCCTAATGTGAAGATTCTTCATTTTGAGGTCGACCTACGCAACAATCGCTTAGATTTCAAG TTTCGTCTCAAAGATGGTCCAAGGAGGGTGCCACACTACGGTCTTCTATTGGCTGGTGTTGCAGGTCTACCAAGCTCCGTGGTGGAGACAGCAAGGAACATTACTTCAAGAATCACAGAAGAG GAAATGAGGAGAATGAATATCAACTTTGAGCAGTATCACTCAATTCAGATGGCGTACCGGGTTGCACAAAGGCTGATCTGCTTGAAATATTCCAACCAAGGCGAGGATTACATCCGCCAAGCGCTGCAGAATCTGAAGGAGAGCTACAATGAGGGTCGGTTTACATGCTGA
- the LOC109707553 gene encoding DNA mismatch repair protein MSH4 isoform X1 produces the protein MVTIISPIKLAPDGMMGVSELVDKHYSLNKKIIMSRGCFDDTKGGLLVKNLSAKEPSTLGLDTYCKQYYLCLAAAAATIKWTEAEKGIIVTNHSLSVTFNGSFDHMNIDATSVQNLEIIDPLHTELWGSSNKKRSLFRMLKTTKTIGGARLLRANLLQPLKDMETINARLDCLDELMSNEELFFGLTQGLRKFPKETDKVLCHFCFKPRKVTEEVLKSVNGRKSQMLISDIIVLKTALDAIPFLSKVLKDAKCSLLCNIYRTVCENQKYSNMRNRIRDVIDEDVIHARAPFVACTQQCFAIKAGIDGLLDVARRSFCDTSEAIHNLANKYREEFNLPNLKIPYNNRQGFYFSIPQKDTSGKLPNTFIQVMKHGKNIHCSSFELASLNVRNKSASAECFLRTEHCLEGLIDAIRQDISILTLLAEVLCLLDMIVNSFAHSISTKPVDRYTRPEFTDNGPMAIDAGRHPILESLHTDFVPNNLFLSEASNMVIVMGPNMSGKSTYLQQICLIVILAQIGCYVPARFASLRVVDRIFTRIGTGDNVEYNSSTFMTEMKETAFLMQNVSPKSLVVMDELGRATSSSDGFAIAWSCCEHLLTLKAYTIFATHMEGLSELATIYPNVKILHFEVDLRNNRLDFKFRLKDGPRRVPHYGLLLAGVAGLPSSVVETARNITSRITEEEMRRMNINFEQYHSIQMAYRVAQRLICLKYSNQGEDYIRQALQNLKESYNEGRFTC, from the exons GGTGGTCTCTTGGTCAAAAATTTGTCAGCGAAGGAGCCATCTACTCTTGGTTTAGATACTTATTGCAAGCAATATTATCTCTGCctcgctgctgctgctgctaccaTCAAATG GACTGAAGCAGAGAAAGGCATAATAGTAACAAATCACTCACTGTCG GTTACGTTCAATGGTTCATTTGATCACATGAATATTGATGCTACTAG TgttcaaaatttagaaattattgACCCTCTACATACCGAACTGTGGGGTTCTAGCAACAAGAAGAGAAGCCTATTCCGGATGTTGAAGACGACGAAGACTATAGGAGG GGCTAGACTACTTCGAGCCAACTTACTACAACCATTAAAGGATATGGAAACTATCAATGCCCGTCTTGATTGCTTA GATGAACTAATGAGCAATGAAGAGTTGTTCTTTGGACTGACGCAGGGTCTTCGAAAATTTCCAAAAGAGACAG ACAAGGTTCTTTGTCACTTTTGTTTCAAACCCAGAAAGGTCACAGAGGAAGTTTTGAAGTCTGTAAATGGTAGAAAGAGTCAAATGCTGATTTCAGACATTATTGTTCTTAAAACAGCTCTGGATGCCATACCCTTTCTTTCCAAG GTTCTCAAGGATGCAAAATGTTCCCTTCTTTGCAACATTTACCGCACTGTTTGTGAAAATCAGAAATATTCAAACATGAGAAACAG AATTAGGGATGTAATTGATGAAGATGTGATACATGCAAGGGCTCCTTTTGTTGCTTGCACACAGCAGTGTTTTGCTATCAAAGCTGGAATAGATGGACTTCTTGATGTTGCACGCCGTTCCTTCTGTGACACAAGTGAAG CTATACATAATCTTGCAAACAAATACCGGGAGGAATTTAATCTGCCAAATTTGAAGATCCCATACAACAATAGGCAGGGATTTTACTTCAGTATTCCACAGAAGGACACATCTGGAAAGCTTCCTAATACATTTATTCAG GTCATGAAACATGGGAAAAACATACACTGCTCAAGTTTTGAACTTGCCTCT CTGAATGTTAGGAATAAATCAGCTTCTGCCGAATGCTTTTTGCGCACAGAACATTGTTTGGAAG GGCTGATTGATGCAATAAGGCAGGATATCTCCATACTAACATTGCTTGCAGAAGTCTTATGCCTTCTAGACATGATTGTGAATTCATTTGCGCACAGTATTTCAACTAAGCCTGTTGACCGCTACACAAGACCAGAGTTTACAG ATAATGGACCAATGGCAATTGATGCTGGCAGACACCCTATACTGGAAAGCCTACACACTGATTTTGTT CCTAataatctttttctctctgAAGCATCTAATATGGTGATTGTCATGGGCCCCAACAT GAGCGGAAAAAGCACTTATCTTCAACAGATTTGTCTAATAGTCATCCTTGCACAAATCGGATGTTATGTCCCTGCTCGTTTTGCATCTCTAAGAGTGGTTGATCGCATATTCACACGGATTGGGACTGGAGATAATGTTGAATACAATTCTAGCACT TTTATGACGGAAATGAAAGAGACAGCTTTCCTCATGCAAAATGTGTCCCCAAA GAGCCTGGTTGTTATGGATGAGCTGGGAAGGGCAACTTCTTCCTCTGATGGGTTTGCAATTGCTTGGAGCTGTTGCGAGCATCTGCTAACTCTCAAAGC GTACACTATATTTGCTACGCATATGGAGGGTCTATCTGAACTTGCAACCATCTATCCTAATGTGAAGATTCTTCATTTTGAGGTCGACCTACGCAACAATCGCTTAGATTTCAAG TTTCGTCTCAAAGATGGTCCAAGGAGGGTGCCACACTACGGTCTTCTATTGGCTGGTGTTGCAGGTCTACCAAGCTCCGTGGTGGAGACAGCAAGGAACATTACTTCAAGAATCACAGAAGAG GAAATGAGGAGAATGAATATCAACTTTGAGCAGTATCACTCAATTCAGATGGCGTACCGGGTTGCACAAAGGCTGATCTGCTTGAAATATTCCAACCAAGGCGAGGATTACATCCGCCAAGCGCTGCAGAATCTGAAGGAGAGCTACAATGAGGGTCGGTTTACATGCTGA
- the LOC109707553 gene encoding DNA mismatch repair protein MSH4 isoform X4: MAQVIDTGRTEAEKGIIVTNHSLSVTFNGSFDHMNIDATSVQNLEIIDPLHTELWGSSNKKRSLFRMLKTTKTIGGARLLRANLLQPLKDMETINARLDCLDELMSNEELFFGLTQGLRKFPKETDKVLCHFCFKPRKVTEEVLKSVNGRKSQMLISDIIVLKTALDAIPFLSKVLKDAKCSLLCNIYRTVCENQKYSNMRNRIRDVIDEDVIHARAPFVACTQQCFAIKAGIDGLLDVARRSFCDTSEAIHNLANKYREEFNLPNLKIPYNNRQGFYFSIPQKDTSGKLPNTFIQVMKHGKNIHCSSFELASLNVRNKSASAECFLRTEHCLEGCNDFVKIRLIDAIRQDISILTLLAEVLCLLDMIVNSFAHSISTKPVDRYTRPEFTDNGPMAIDAGRHPILESLHTDFVPNNLFLSEASNMVIVMGPNMSGKSTYLQQICLIVILAQIGCYVPARFASLRVVDRIFTRIGTGDNVEYNSSTFMTEMKETAFLMQNVSPKSLVVMDELGRATSSSDGFAIAWSCCEHLLTLKAYTIFATHMEGLSELATIYPNVKILHFEVDLRNNRLDFKFRLKDGPRRVPHYGLLLAGVAGLPSSVVETARNITSRITEEEMRRMNINFEQYHSIQMAYRVAQRLICLKYSNQGEDYIRQALQNLKESYNEGRFTC, encoded by the exons ATGGCTCAAGTAATTGATACTGGAAG GACTGAAGCAGAGAAAGGCATAATAGTAACAAATCACTCACTGTCG GTTACGTTCAATGGTTCATTTGATCACATGAATATTGATGCTACTAG TgttcaaaatttagaaattattgACCCTCTACATACCGAACTGTGGGGTTCTAGCAACAAGAAGAGAAGCCTATTCCGGATGTTGAAGACGACGAAGACTATAGGAGG GGCTAGACTACTTCGAGCCAACTTACTACAACCATTAAAGGATATGGAAACTATCAATGCCCGTCTTGATTGCTTA GATGAACTAATGAGCAATGAAGAGTTGTTCTTTGGACTGACGCAGGGTCTTCGAAAATTTCCAAAAGAGACAG ACAAGGTTCTTTGTCACTTTTGTTTCAAACCCAGAAAGGTCACAGAGGAAGTTTTGAAGTCTGTAAATGGTAGAAAGAGTCAAATGCTGATTTCAGACATTATTGTTCTTAAAACAGCTCTGGATGCCATACCCTTTCTTTCCAAG GTTCTCAAGGATGCAAAATGTTCCCTTCTTTGCAACATTTACCGCACTGTTTGTGAAAATCAGAAATATTCAAACATGAGAAACAG AATTAGGGATGTAATTGATGAAGATGTGATACATGCAAGGGCTCCTTTTGTTGCTTGCACACAGCAGTGTTTTGCTATCAAAGCTGGAATAGATGGACTTCTTGATGTTGCACGCCGTTCCTTCTGTGACACAAGTGAAG CTATACATAATCTTGCAAACAAATACCGGGAGGAATTTAATCTGCCAAATTTGAAGATCCCATACAACAATAGGCAGGGATTTTACTTCAGTATTCCACAGAAGGACACATCTGGAAAGCTTCCTAATACATTTATTCAG GTCATGAAACATGGGAAAAACATACACTGCTCAAGTTTTGAACTTGCCTCT CTGAATGTTAGGAATAAATCAGCTTCTGCCGAATGCTTTTTGCGCACAGAACATTGTTTGGAAGGTTGCAATGACTTTGTCAAAATAA GGCTGATTGATGCAATAAGGCAGGATATCTCCATACTAACATTGCTTGCAGAAGTCTTATGCCTTCTAGACATGATTGTGAATTCATTTGCGCACAGTATTTCAACTAAGCCTGTTGACCGCTACACAAGACCAGAGTTTACAG ATAATGGACCAATGGCAATTGATGCTGGCAGACACCCTATACTGGAAAGCCTACACACTGATTTTGTT CCTAataatctttttctctctgAAGCATCTAATATGGTGATTGTCATGGGCCCCAACAT GAGCGGAAAAAGCACTTATCTTCAACAGATTTGTCTAATAGTCATCCTTGCACAAATCGGATGTTATGTCCCTGCTCGTTTTGCATCTCTAAGAGTGGTTGATCGCATATTCACACGGATTGGGACTGGAGATAATGTTGAATACAATTCTAGCACT TTTATGACGGAAATGAAAGAGACAGCTTTCCTCATGCAAAATGTGTCCCCAAA GAGCCTGGTTGTTATGGATGAGCTGGGAAGGGCAACTTCTTCCTCTGATGGGTTTGCAATTGCTTGGAGCTGTTGCGAGCATCTGCTAACTCTCAAAGC GTACACTATATTTGCTACGCATATGGAGGGTCTATCTGAACTTGCAACCATCTATCCTAATGTGAAGATTCTTCATTTTGAGGTCGACCTACGCAACAATCGCTTAGATTTCAAG TTTCGTCTCAAAGATGGTCCAAGGAGGGTGCCACACTACGGTCTTCTATTGGCTGGTGTTGCAGGTCTACCAAGCTCCGTGGTGGAGACAGCAAGGAACATTACTTCAAGAATCACAGAAGAG GAAATGAGGAGAATGAATATCAACTTTGAGCAGTATCACTCAATTCAGATGGCGTACCGGGTTGCACAAAGGCTGATCTGCTTGAAATATTCCAACCAAGGCGAGGATTACATCCGCCAAGCGCTGCAGAATCTGAAGGAGAGCTACAATGAGGGTCGGTTTACATGCTGA
- the LOC109707553 gene encoding DNA mismatch repair protein MSH4 isoform X5 — protein MLKTTKTIGGARLLRANLLQPLKDMETINARLDCLDELMSNEELFFGLTQGLRKFPKETDKVLCHFCFKPRKVTEEVLKSVNGRKSQMLISDIIVLKTALDAIPFLSKVLKDAKCSLLCNIYRTVCENQKYSNMRNRIRDVIDEDVIHARAPFVACTQQCFAIKAGIDGLLDVARRSFCDTSEAIHNLANKYREEFNLPNLKIPYNNRQGFYFSIPQKDTSGKLPNTFIQVMKHGKNIHCSSFELASLNVRNKSASAECFLRTEHCLEGCNDFVKIRLIDAIRQDISILTLLAEVLCLLDMIVNSFAHSISTKPVDRYTRPEFTDNGPMAIDAGRHPILESLHTDFVPNNLFLSEASNMVIVMGPNMSGKSTYLQQICLIVILAQIGCYVPARFASLRVVDRIFTRIGTGDNVEYNSSTFMTEMKETAFLMQNVSPKSLVVMDELGRATSSSDGFAIAWSCCEHLLTLKAYTIFATHMEGLSELATIYPNVKILHFEVDLRNNRLDFKFRLKDGPRRVPHYGLLLAGVAGLPSSVVETARNITSRITEEEMRRMNINFEQYHSIQMAYRVAQRLICLKYSNQGEDYIRQALQNLKESYNEGRFTC, from the exons ATGTTGAAGACGACGAAGACTATAGGAGG GGCTAGACTACTTCGAGCCAACTTACTACAACCATTAAAGGATATGGAAACTATCAATGCCCGTCTTGATTGCTTA GATGAACTAATGAGCAATGAAGAGTTGTTCTTTGGACTGACGCAGGGTCTTCGAAAATTTCCAAAAGAGACAG ACAAGGTTCTTTGTCACTTTTGTTTCAAACCCAGAAAGGTCACAGAGGAAGTTTTGAAGTCTGTAAATGGTAGAAAGAGTCAAATGCTGATTTCAGACATTATTGTTCTTAAAACAGCTCTGGATGCCATACCCTTTCTTTCCAAG GTTCTCAAGGATGCAAAATGTTCCCTTCTTTGCAACATTTACCGCACTGTTTGTGAAAATCAGAAATATTCAAACATGAGAAACAG AATTAGGGATGTAATTGATGAAGATGTGATACATGCAAGGGCTCCTTTTGTTGCTTGCACACAGCAGTGTTTTGCTATCAAAGCTGGAATAGATGGACTTCTTGATGTTGCACGCCGTTCCTTCTGTGACACAAGTGAAG CTATACATAATCTTGCAAACAAATACCGGGAGGAATTTAATCTGCCAAATTTGAAGATCCCATACAACAATAGGCAGGGATTTTACTTCAGTATTCCACAGAAGGACACATCTGGAAAGCTTCCTAATACATTTATTCAG GTCATGAAACATGGGAAAAACATACACTGCTCAAGTTTTGAACTTGCCTCT CTGAATGTTAGGAATAAATCAGCTTCTGCCGAATGCTTTTTGCGCACAGAACATTGTTTGGAAGGTTGCAATGACTTTGTCAAAATAA GGCTGATTGATGCAATAAGGCAGGATATCTCCATACTAACATTGCTTGCAGAAGTCTTATGCCTTCTAGACATGATTGTGAATTCATTTGCGCACAGTATTTCAACTAAGCCTGTTGACCGCTACACAAGACCAGAGTTTACAG ATAATGGACCAATGGCAATTGATGCTGGCAGACACCCTATACTGGAAAGCCTACACACTGATTTTGTT CCTAataatctttttctctctgAAGCATCTAATATGGTGATTGTCATGGGCCCCAACAT GAGCGGAAAAAGCACTTATCTTCAACAGATTTGTCTAATAGTCATCCTTGCACAAATCGGATGTTATGTCCCTGCTCGTTTTGCATCTCTAAGAGTGGTTGATCGCATATTCACACGGATTGGGACTGGAGATAATGTTGAATACAATTCTAGCACT TTTATGACGGAAATGAAAGAGACAGCTTTCCTCATGCAAAATGTGTCCCCAAA GAGCCTGGTTGTTATGGATGAGCTGGGAAGGGCAACTTCTTCCTCTGATGGGTTTGCAATTGCTTGGAGCTGTTGCGAGCATCTGCTAACTCTCAAAGC GTACACTATATTTGCTACGCATATGGAGGGTCTATCTGAACTTGCAACCATCTATCCTAATGTGAAGATTCTTCATTTTGAGGTCGACCTACGCAACAATCGCTTAGATTTCAAG TTTCGTCTCAAAGATGGTCCAAGGAGGGTGCCACACTACGGTCTTCTATTGGCTGGTGTTGCAGGTCTACCAAGCTCCGTGGTGGAGACAGCAAGGAACATTACTTCAAGAATCACAGAAGAG GAAATGAGGAGAATGAATATCAACTTTGAGCAGTATCACTCAATTCAGATGGCGTACCGGGTTGCACAAAGGCTGATCTGCTTGAAATATTCCAACCAAGGCGAGGATTACATCCGCCAAGCGCTGCAGAATCTGAAGGAGAGCTACAATGAGGGTCGGTTTACATGCTGA
- the LOC109707555 gene encoding 60S ribosomal protein L15-1, which yields MGAYKYVSELWRRKQSDVMRFLQRVRCWEYRQHPSIVRVTRPTHPDKARRLGYKAKQGYVIYRVRVRRGGRKRPVPKGIVYGKPKNQGITQLKFQRNKRSVAEERAGRKLGGLKVLNSYWINEDSTYKYYEVILVDAAHNAIRNDPRINWICKGVHKHRELRGLTSAGKKYRGLRGKGHLHHKARPSRRATWKRNQTLSLRRYR from the exons ATGG GGGCGTACAAGTACGTGTCGGAGCTATGGAGGAGGAAGCAGTCGGATGTGATGCGGTTTTTGCAGCGGGTGAGGTGTTGGGAGTATCGCCAACACCCGTCCATCGTCCGCGTCACGAGGCCCACTCACCCCGACAAGGCTCGGCGCCTCGGCTATAAGGCCAAGCAG GGTTATGTGATTTACCGTGTCCGAGTTAGGCGTGGAGGCAGGAAGAGGCCGGTCCCCAAGGGTATTGTCTATGGCAAGCCCAAGAACCAGGGTATCACTCAACTGAAGTTCCAAAGGAACAAGAGGTCTGTTGCTGAGGAGAGAGCTGGTCGGAAGTTGGGTGGTCTCAAGGTGCTCAACTCCTATTGGATCAATGAG GACTCGACTTACAAATACTATGAGGTTATCCTTGTTGATGCTGCCCATAATGCAATTCGTAATGATCCAAGAATCAACTGGATCTGCAAGGGTGTTCACAAGCACCGCGAGCTTCGTGGACTCACGTCAGCGGGTAAGAAGTACCGTGGCCTGCGAGGCAAGGGCCACCTGCATCACAAGGCAAGGCCATCTCGCAGAGCAACTTGGAAGAGGAACCAGACTTTGTCCCTTCGCCGATACCGTTGA